In Daphnia magna isolate NIES linkage group LG5, ASM2063170v1.1, whole genome shotgun sequence, a single genomic region encodes these proteins:
- the LOC116923613 gene encoding uncharacterized protein LOC116923613 has protein sequence MERNVDALLLNNIVDSLRSSDVDSISSTCEFLETVVIYDFPAEAFLHQRELLVCLLKLCQDVDPVIADAACSCFDSICKRIVTQFKRKEKPSWITVVKLITESSSARDPGDGIENSLLTLSNLSVMIAKACHQMLIRSSKPFDHILKLLNTASALSGIVKSPTENMEFYQILTSISAALRASSRQNFATFLLLLVTSIQSCPVSSLSTDVVYEIYNGLLDASITHYHPELLEKCIAVLKENRPLHDKYEKISNLYVAFQNLAKFLKNSDQEYDLVPVIYLLKLDDALTESLLPWVFKHLKEFGGKPAITMTLLLLSQKEPILGQIYQLLAEIASPMKSINIGPHIGDLFVDEAVVRAIAKGMCSESAQIAPIAEKILALILKGRVWMNDQQWQTLVTTIIPKLILDIEPNIQHFKILRPLLWDLINQSHCTSDDADGCPRLDLNFVLRFLIRNMSNQDILRDKSSLSLISILCQQPQAHLLRPRISALDPSSLSEIFSGDLTVAIESTAKFGVSTLTETMQALKGADLVMAWTHLTKLAIILEDKDLHQIFLDNGGIPILVDFLHKSLVVSENEPFLSVMLAIVKTFLFVAHMNPAAKNALAWDNDFMMDLLRATMMTRQDLIARRHCVALLRLLAIEENPPPPEPVIEESIDSAGWYEMWSKAVVRWSAKFIFNAELSTPPSVPSVPPFLKLSPAELEVGTSANDCALVEQALSRICNAEGHHDVSEALTLLREVLQRINLLPEVFDLEWQESLETFFTVHPESTSDEKVFTSILEMLMLSLAQMEKLENVEEFCLFSWLRSIMVDGKHVFWILFQDRCQQFNKADNDSHLLPFLLRFVSATVRLIGSHTPSGSLAHVLEILCKTFEQDNQSQVYQLNSLKLILECTVHTAAAILKWKPASVDQAIIASLLKHATATLVSFSSKTHSNKGRSVVQCCSQLINVLIALSQYCSSSCVHLSDLDWLIVLLQHPDPTVKTAGINTCTQLSRNVHITDDVAETVLSFLFNTDENCSVVEQACLLLSQHASRMTDQAVRQVVLMASSSRICLNQSLLRALLQLLINCTHVQAASAHVTAIVNDLIPILPSLLNNEDTIPDVKAAVLCLLYRIALLQPKIAVWLLNEFECVTTAVQSLFCDNENLVGEAALFVTFLLQTEGQSSNKVFQVVFHSVPQLWDLFFFLSDRTLSHPAARRVLLFIQTVLTAAVKSNRNLQLDPVYVQHFCQWLIPHLPAKIDNSLRQSVLQALGLLLLCCSTPTKDTVKLTSEFIIKELQLCLSRSSDKYIAALLSLAHNFVLRHPEAEQELLKSGIFPPIIEIWKTRSSRETNVSVLLYMINFEKILVGKETLKEVRVLLKLMMEYLEEKEAVIARQSMPVSDEDWNIIESIHELLLASVSSLECRRILAKYKYWNSIAQTWHPVYLKRIINRHQHGSLTTLIRLRARLLSALTVFPEPALPDLMDSKVAETLVDVISQPYGAEKHALSILRNMAFHNNYKTPLLSASNVLPLFVRLLTSKAAIDDVTSSTMAVTALISLASNNQRVKSDVRAMTAAWFQRNPLVIKKDTTKFQSLCLNLQKLIDV, from the exons ATGGAGCGAAATGTCGACGCACTCCTTTTGAATAACATTGTGGACTCCTTAAGGTCATCTGATGTAGATTCGATCTCATCCACCTGCGAGTTCCTAGAAACCGTTGTGATCTATGACTTCCCTGCTGAAGCATTTCTTCACCAGCGAGAGTTGCTTGTC TGTCTTTTAAAGTTGTGTCAAGATGTTGACCCAGTCATTGCAGATGCAGCTTGTAGTTGTTTTGATTCCATCTGCAAAAGGATAGTTacacaatttaaaagaaaggaaaaacctTCTTGGATAACTGTTGTGAAG CTTATCACTGAAAGCAGTTCAGCAAGAGATCCTGGTGATGGAATCGAAAACAGTCTATTGACGTTGTCAAATCTTTCTGTAATGATAGCAAAGGCATGCCATCAAATGCTCATCAGATCATCAAAACCATTTGATCATATTCTAAAGCTATTAAATACTGCATCAGCACTTTCTGGAATTGTCAAATCACCCACAGAAAACATGGAATTCTACCAGATACTGACAAGTATATCTGCTGCCTTGCGAGCATCTTCAAGGCAAAACTTTGCAACCTTTCTTCTACTGTTGGTTACCTCAATTCAGAGTTGCCCAGTTTCTTCATTGAGTACTGATGTTGTATATGAGATATACAATGGTCTCTTAGATGCTTCCATAACACATTACCATCCAGAGTTGCTGGAAAAGTGTATAGCCGTTCTAAAAGAAAACCGCCCCCTCCACgacaaatatgaaaaaatctCCAACCTCTATGTAGCCTTCCAGAACCTAGCAAAATTCCTCAAAAACAGCGACCAGGAATATGATTTGGTTCCAGTAATTTATCTACTAAAATTGGATGATGCTTTAACGGAATCGTTGCTGCCCTGGGTCTTCAAACATTTGAAAGAATTTGGAGGAAAACCCGCAATTACTATGACATTGTTATTGCTCTCACAGAAAGAGCCTATACTCGGACAAATTTATCAGCTTTTGGCCGAAATCGCCTCACCCATGAAGTCTATCAACATTGGGCCTCACATTGGGGACTTGTTTGTCGATGAAGCCGTTGTGAGAGCCATTGCTAAAGGAATGTGCTCCGAGAGTGCTCAG ATTGCGCCGATTGCGGAAAAAATTCTGGCGTTAATACTGAAAGGTCGAGTGTGGATGAATGATCAACAATGGCAGACTTTGGTGACTACCATAATTCCAAAGTTGATTTTGGATATTGAACCAAATATACAACACTTTAAAATCCTAAGGCCACTCTTATGGGACCTGATAAACCAGTCACATTGCACGTCCGACGATGCTGATGGCTGTCCTCGACTGGATCTCAATTTTGTCTTGAGATTTTTAATTCGGAATATGTCAAACCAAGATATCTTGCGTGATAAATCCAGTCTGAGTCTGATTTCTATCTTATGCCAGCAGCCACAAGCTCATCTACTTCGTCCGCGAATATCCGCCCTCGATCCTTCCTCTCTATCAGAAATATTTTCAGGCGATTTGACTGTTGCCATTGAAAGTACAGCCAAATTTGGG GTTTCCACTTTGACGGAAACAATGCAAGCCTTAAAAGGTGCTGATTTGGTAATGGCATGGACCCACCTAACCAAATTGGCAATCATCCTTGAAGACAAGGACCTCCATCAAATCTTCCTCGACAACGGAGGAATACCCATACTTGTTGATTTTCTTCACAAATCTCTGGTTGTATCGGAAAACGAACCGTTTCTTTCAGTCATGTTAGCCATCGTCAAAACCTTCTTATTCGTCGCTCACATGAATCCCGCAGCGAAGAACGCTCTGGCTTGGGACAATGATTTCATGATGGACTTGTTGAG AGCCACAATGATGACACGGCAGGATCTCATTGCCCGTCGACATTGTGTGGCGCTTTTGCGATTGCTTGCCATTGAAGAAAATCCTCCACCACCGGAACCTGTGATCGAAGAATCTATTGATTCCGCTGGTTGGTATGAAATGTGGTCCAAAGCTGTTGTCAGGTGGTCAGCCAAGTTCATTTTTAACGCTGAACTGTCCACCCCGCCTTCGGTACCAAGTGTACCGCCTTTCCTGAAATTGAGCCCAGCCGAGTTGGAAGTTGGGACGTCTGCCAACGATTGCGCTTTGGTTGAACAGGCTTTAAGCCGAATATGTAACGCAGAAGGCCATCACGACGTAAGTGAAGCTCTTACGCTTCTCCGTGAAGTTTTACAACGCATCAATCTGCTGCCAGAAGTCTTTGACCTCGAATGGCAAGAAAGCCTCGAAACTTTTTTCACCGTTCATCCGGAATCAACTAGTGATGAGAAAGTCTTTACGTCCATTCTCGAAATGTTGATGCTTTCTTTGGCTCAAATGGAAAAACTGGAAAACGTGGAAGAATTCTGCCTGTTCAGCTGGTTGCGTTCTATAATGGTTGACGGGAAGCACGTCTTCTGGATCCTATTCCAAGACCGCTGCCAGCAATTCAATAAAGCTGATAATGACAGCCACCTGTTACCCTTCCTGCTCCGCTTCGTATCAGCCACTGTGCGGTTGATTGGTTCACATACACCATCAGGATCTTTGGCGCACGTGCTGGAAATCCTGTGCAAAACATTTGAACAAGACAATCAATCCCAAGTCTATCAACTGAATTCACTGAAGCTTATCCTCGAGTGCACAGTACATACTGCGGCCGCTATTTTGAAATGGAAACCGGCGTCTGTGGATCAAGCTATTATCGCCAGTTTACTCAAGCACGCCACGGCCACTCTGGTGTCATTCAGTAGTAAAACTCACAGCAACAAAGGGCGGAGCGTGGTTCAATGCTGTTCCCAGCTTATTAATGTGTTGATTGCTCTAAGTCAATACTGCAGCAGCAGCTGTGTTCATTTGTCTGATCTCGACTGGTTAATAGTTCTACTCCAGCATCCAGATCCGACTGTCAAAACAGCGGGTATCAACACCTGCACGCAGCTTTCGCGTAACGTACACATCACGGATGATGTTGCCGAAACTGTCCTGTCATTTCTCTTCAATACTGATGAAAACTGCAGTGTTGTTGAGCAGGCGTGTCTTTTGTTATCCCAACATGCCTCACGGATGACGGACCAGGCCGTTCGCCAGGTCGTGTTAATGGCATCGTCTTCTCGCATTTGTTTAAACCAGTCCTTGTTGCGAGCTCTTCTTCAGCTTCTCATCAACTGCACTCACGTTCAAGCGGCTTCCGCTCACGTCACAGCAATTGTCAATGATCTTATTCCAATTCTTCCATCTTTATTAAATAACGAAGACACCATTCCAGACGTCAAAGCCGCAGTCCTCTGTCTTTTATATCGGATAGCTCTCTTACAGCCTAAAATAGCTGTTTGGCTTCTCAACGAATTCGAGTGCGTCACAACAGCCGTTCAATCGTTGTTTTGCGACAATGAAAATTTAGTGGGTGAAGCAGCTCTTTTCGTCACGTTTTTATTGCAAACTGAAGGACAATCGTCCAACAAAGTGTTCCAAGTGGTTTTTCATTCTGTGCCGCAATTGTGGgatctgttttttttcttaagcgATCGCACCCTTTCTCATCCAGCCGCCCGACGAGTCTTGCTCTTCATCCAAACTGTATTGACAGCTGCAGTGAAATCTAATCGGAATTTGCAGCTGGATCCCGTTTATGTACAGCACTTTTGTCAGTGGCTGATACCTCATCTTCCTGCAAAAATCGACAATTCTCTTCGTCAGAGTGTGCTTCAAGCTCTGGGATTGCTCCTACTGTGTTGCTCTACTCCGACAAAAGATACAGTTAAGTTAACTTCGGAATTCATCATTAAAGAATTGCAGTTGTGCTTATCTCGCAGTAGTGACAAGTACATAGCAGCTTTGCTCAGCTTAGCCCACAATTTTGTACTACGCCACCCTGAAGCGGAGCAGGAATTACTAAAGAGTGGCATTTTCCCTCCGATTATAGAAATTTGGAAGACGAGGAGTAGTCGTGAAACGAATGTATCAGTATTACTCTACATgatcaattttgaaaaaatcctAGTTGGGAAGGAGACTTTAAAAGAGGTTAGGGTATTGCTTAAATTGATGATGGAAtatttagaagaaaaagaagccgTAATTGCTCGCCAATCGATGCCAGTTAGCGATGAAGATTGGAACATCATCGAATCTATCCACGAGCTTCTTTTAGCCTCTGTTTCCTCTTTGGAGTGCCGCCGTATTCTTGCCAAGTACAAGTACTGGAACAGCATAGCTCAAACTTGGCATCCTGTCTACCTCAAACGGATCATCAACCGGCATCAGCACGGTTCACTAACGACGCTAATTCGTCTACGAGCTCGTCTTCTATCTGCTCTGACTGTCTTCCCGGAACCTGCCTTGCCCGATTTAATGGACAGCAAGGTTGCTGAAACTCTTGTGGATGTGATATCCCAACCATACGGTGCCGAAAAGCACGCACTTTCCATTTTACGGAATATGGCTTTCCACAACAACTACAAGACGCCTTTGCTGTCGGCCAGCAATGTTCTCCCGCTCTTCGTACGGCTCTTAACGAGCAAGGCAGCCATCGACGATGTTACGTCATCTACAATGGCCGTTACAGCCTTGATTTCTTTGGCGTCGAATAATCAACGTGTCAAAAGCGACGTACGTGCGATGACAGCAGCCTGGTTTCAGAGGAATCCTttagtcattaaaaaagacACCACCAAGTTTCAAAGCTTATGCCTCAATTTACAAAAACTTATCGATGTATAA